In Deinococcus sp. HSC-46F16, the following are encoded in one genomic region:
- a CDS encoding aminotransferase class IV, producing MRRLPPDVQAPAWLLGESAFTTVRTWDGVPLLWPQHLARLRGTCEWLGLPAPEDEPPRLEEAGWGLLRVTVTPDGTFWSRRPLVAGPRPEGGVAVRLTGVQVHPQLAGHKTGNYLPYLLAGRAAAGAFEGWLTDGAGNLVDGSRTSPLLELDGRLVVPSGGLPGVTRAAFVSGQSFETRPVGVTDLPRVTRAWVCGSGVGVVPVRRIVGEGWDINLPAEWPTVTDRVLVWPEQATRP from the coding sequence GTGAGGCGCCTCCCGCCCGACGTGCAGGCTCCCGCCTGGCTGCTGGGCGAGTCGGCCTTTACCACAGTGCGGACCTGGGACGGGGTGCCGCTGCTGTGGCCCCAGCACCTCGCCCGATTACGCGGAACGTGCGAGTGGTTGGGCCTCCCCGCCCCGGAAGACGAGCCCCCCCGGCTGGAAGAGGCAGGCTGGGGCCTGCTGCGCGTCACCGTGACCCCGGACGGCACCTTCTGGTCCCGGCGACCGCTGGTAGCAGGGCCGAGGCCCGAGGGAGGCGTCGCCGTGCGGCTCACGGGCGTGCAGGTCCACCCGCAACTCGCCGGGCACAAGACCGGGAATTATTTGCCCTACCTCCTCGCGGGCCGGGCAGCAGCCGGAGCCTTCGAGGGCTGGCTCACCGACGGGGCCGGCAACCTCGTGGACGGAAGCCGGACCTCGCCGCTGCTGGAGCTGGACGGGCGGCTGGTCGTGCCGTCGGGCGGATTGCCAGGGGTCACGCGGGCGGCGTTTGTGTCGGGCCAGTCCTTCGAGACCCGGCCCGTCGGGGTGACCGACCTGCCCCGCGTCACCCGCGCCTGGGTGTGCGGCAGTGGGGTGGGGGTGGTGCCGGTGCGGCGCATCGTGGGCGAGGGATGGGACATCAACCTTCCCGCCGAGTGGCCCACGGTGACCGACCGGGTGCTGGTGTGGCCGGAGCAGGCGACGCGGCCCTGA